Proteins found in one Oncorhynchus mykiss isolate Arlee chromosome 3, USDA_OmykA_1.1, whole genome shotgun sequence genomic segment:
- the LOC110520366 gene encoding A-kinase anchor protein 11 isoform X3: MDACARIRGVPLRTRASRKEAVRDGGTPCMKSLLSSRKELCSVGLELQTRDTPCLTEIHFVCLPGHSEGEDLTLQALSSLPGDLAELLRSLHVTSLRNEEVLLLKDSRRSADRRDSSTQQQCWLKAVCVLRPSPSQAIVGVLVGLLGRYAAGVRYALELQALHKGTAESCQPEDDNTNQSVSSIEDDFVTALEHLEEDDNSNGSYLHGNQRDVASQTVPANKRNKDLSGSRIIISSAPRKSLTNRRSPPEVSITVQHSRGAESQWTLYSPRAQLPSLTRPVSESEESNGSSPSPIIFLDEVGYQKSLKATLDIPQIPGGPTDRVEDSDSEVSEFFDSFDQFDDLDELSSESCTLTLPLDPTSCISPTDLDQKKKYTEAGTGKSGSKKVSRSCSTMNPHRFDQRTLPANVKKPTPLRSPLPPGSPFGSPDSPRPARTSCEESGGLLFSPVSSSAFSPLGDGGALDFFWKTEGEVGDVSELRKPQDLCTLYKTYSDFASSLSKEILGSVCGYQSPVDLNDNKNLSCVCHKEFQNQSGHVMKLSEIQETVTVSKLQQKPQSLKDGIQRFATDLVEMSLGSALRDLQKGMSSCTTTLCHLAARLTSSVFQMAFQEIGMRHAYVLKERAVNGLAGFLVGEAVSGALKDFLMVKKQMFNSKVTQFAADLAEELVFEGMMEVCQFSHPSTPLTPSDWSFGVGEDDDEEVVSSYASDLSESVLQEAFIELSQADVAFSTQAAISVSVNNICYVSTVDTHTTCSTAAGHQAFYVNPPEEGPGPSGEDGCTVKKALFCVSGMASCVPVPQAGQAISHLHDSEELCQCKTSLAQTSPKRICSSENRVVTTTSSDATAATQTDLLSKTHFHNFSGNMVDMIVSEACELMTATKMKKKVEDCADFLSKTIVGRGPPSGQEGSVTDQTSLYSLHPPFQTPGGVNSESGSKTSRAVAETLPVMMNTLEVPGLEIGGWVGRKMTTCEEMVPSPGHKPNRTPGTPPSTPQQPSEVSQEKQIKQFSKKLKEKLAKEFSTATPPPTPHYQPGPEPKESTSETDKADFMLKLMRSLSEEADGNEGEEEEEEEGGVEGVNSVTETGSRMQPELNFLDGGHKMADKGALHYAERLACHIVSMATEIDTLGGVEDGGRRMVEGREERRDSMAQFSAQTLNTLWIYAGEVAGEVISDVKRIMWSGQCRHSALTQGSQEQSGECPHHHQPQPSEHSRDCRVGHLAELWSSDLLSSVLHPSTSTPSSGLSSDYPSCESVTDEYAGYLIRVLKKEGGSRELVLDQYASRLAYRSIKLGLAHAARNMKKRPSRHHSSRRLQQNGCRGPNVEPFVPRDEAGRVGSPSRDVDDGSQREYMELVNFAESLACNITCDVTRKLCVPSVRLPKSRTDSCLYKKSKLEDMAERLIRNSFSCPLLYKEGNSRQYHSTGSLYDGGYSSGVMEVLEHYARNIVDDTLEMGLASTGSPALQGPYRHHSERRAVGSALGETTCRYCQVRECLFCSRPNRQHLLGGGAGQRRRLEGDVGVCGLEIPEIHIDLDRRAVFAEEMVTTAMEGAKRELSNTSLNADSGIGHDGYSFAESLTAEIMTSALSNTRQTTNLSFPGREATESSVSQQLSLSVGDDSLGSWSRLSFEDEHPDETSSFLHLSDSEGTEDKELETKDESCGSVRVGQAPAYRHLLVVNSELREMTPDPQHMTFDPQLRSMLQWAAASMADLPMVQLSPSGSRELQQLPAVVKRLKEREWKVGELLQALLRYCEETQTHTPPQSEHGEAGRASHHTPLFQWILEHA; encoded by the exons TCAGGACCAGAGCTTCCAGGAAAGAG GCGGTGCGTGACGGCGGGACTCCGTGTATGAAGAGCCTTCTGAGCAGCAGAAAGGAGCTGTGCAGCGTGGGATTGGAGCTGCAGACCAGAGATACTCCATGCCTGACTGAG ATCCATTTTGTGTGTTTGCCTGGTCATTCTGAAGGGGAGGATCTAACTCTACAG GCCCTTTCTTCTCTCCCGGGGGACCTGGCGGAGCTGCTGAGGTCTCTCCACGTCACCAGCCTGAGAAACGAAGAGGTGCTGCTACTGAAGGACAGCAGGAGATCAGCCGACAGGAGGGACTCTTCTACTCAG caGCAGTGCTGGCTGAAGGCGGTGTGTGTTCTGAGACCCAGCCCCAGCCAGGCCATTGTTGGTGTGTTGGTGGGCCTTCTGGGGCGTTACGCTGCGGGGGTCCGCTATGCCCTGGAGCTCCAGGCCCTCCACAAGGGCACGGCTGAGTCCTGCCAGCCCGAGGACGATAACACCAACCAGTCTGTGTCGTCCATCGAAGACGACTTTGTCACCGCTCTGGAACACCTGGAGGAAGACGACAACT CCAATGGCTCTTATCTCCATGGAAACCAGCGTGATGTGGCCTCCCAGACTGTCCCCGCCAACAAGAGAAACAAGGATCTATCAGGTTCCAGGATCATAATCAGCTCTGCCCCCAGGAAGTCCTTAACCAATCGCAGGTCTCCCCCAGAGGTGTCCATTACCGTACAGCACTCCAGAGGAGCAGAGTCCCAGTGGACCCTCTACAGCCCAAGAGCCCAGCTCCCCTCCCTCACGCGACCTGTCAGCGAATCAGAGGAATCGAATGGCTCAAGCCCTAGTCCAATCATCTTTCTAGATGAGGTTGGCTACCAGAAGAGTCTCAAAGCGACACTGGACATCCCTCAGATCCCTGGGGGACCAACGGACAGGGTGGAGGACTCTGACTCTGAGGTCAGCGAGTTCTTCGACAGCTTTGACCAGTTTGATGATCTAGATGAACTGAGCTCAGAGAGCTGTACACTCACTCTGCCTCTAGACCCGACATCTTGCATTTCTCCCACCGACCTAGACCAGAAGAAGAAGTACACTGAGGCTGGTACTGGCAAGTCGGGGTCCAAGAAAGTGTCCCGAAGCTGTTCCACTATGAACCCCCACCGGTTCGACCAGCGCACCCTACCGGCCAATGTGAAGAAACCCACCCCGCTCAGAAGCCCCCTTCCCCCTGGATCTCCCTTCGGATCCCCTGACTCCCCCCGGCCGGCCCGGACCTCTTGTGAGGAGAGTGGAGGTCTTCTCTTCAGCCCTGTCAGCTCTTCAGCCTTCAGCCCTTTGGGAGACGGAGGAGCTCTGGATTTCTTCTGGAAGACCGAGGGAGAGGTAGGAGATGTGTCAGAGCTACGGAAACCCCAGGACCTTTGTACCCTCTACAAAACCTACTCAGACTTTGCCAGCAGTTTGTCCAAGGAGATCCTGGGCTCCGTGTGTGGATACCAGTCTCCCGTGGACCTCAACGACAACAAGAACCTGAGCTGTGTCTGTCACAAGGAGTTCCAGAACCAGTCTGGGCACGTCATGAAGCTGTCTGAGATCCAGGAGACGGTGACTGTCTCCAAGCTGCAGCAGAAGCCCCAGTCTCTGAAGGACGGCATCCAGAGGTTCGCTACAGACTTGGTAGAGATGAGTCTGGGCAGCGCTCTGAGAGACCTGCAGAAGGGAATGTCCTCCTGCACCACCACGCTCTGCCACCTGGCCGCCAGACTCACCTCATCTGTCTTCCAGATGGCCTTCCAGGAGATCGGCATGCGCCACGCCTACGTCCTGAAGGAACGGGCCGTCAACGGACTGGCTGGGTTCCTGGTGGGAGAGGCGGTGTCAGGGGCTCTGAAAGACTTCCTGATGGTGAAGAAGCAGATGTTCAACAGCAAGGTGACGCAGTTTGCCGCTGACCTGGCAGAGGAGCTGGTGTTTGAGGGGATGATGGAAGTGTGTCAGttctcccatccctccacccccctcaccCCCAGCGATTGGTCCTTCGGGGTGGGGGAGGACGACGATGAGGAAGTGGTGTCTTCCTATGCCTCGGACCTCTCAGAGTCTGTCCTCCAGGAGGCCTTCATAGAACTGTCCCAGGCTGATGTTGCCTTCAGTACCCAGGCAGCCATCAGTGTCTCTGTGAACAACATCTGCTACGTCAGCACTGTCGACACACACACCACCTGCAGTACCGCCGCAGGCCACCAGGCTTTCTACGTTAACCCACCCGAGGAAGGCCCAGGTCCATCAGGCGAAGATGGCTGTACGGTGAAGAAGGCGCTGTTCTGTGTGTCTGGAATGGCCAGCTGTGTACCGGTCCCCCAGGCAGGCCAAGCCATCTCCCACCTCCACGACTCAGAGGAGCTCTGCCAGTGTAAGACCAGCCTGGCTCAGACCAGCCCCAAGAGGATCTGCAGCTCAGAGAACAGAGTGGTAACCACAACCTCCTCTGATGCTACTGCTGCCACACAAACTGACCTGCTGTCAAAGACCCACTTTCATAACTTCTCTGGCAACATGGTGGATATGATAGTGAGTGAAGCATGTGAACTGATGACTGCCACGAAGATGAAGAAGAAGGTGGAGGACTGTGCTGACTTCCTTTCTAAGACCATAGTGGGTCGGGGACCTCCATCCGGACAGGAGGGTAGTGTCACTGACCagacctccctctactctctccaccctccctttCAGACCCCAGGAGGAGTGAACTCTGAGTCAGGCTCCAAGACCAGCAGAGCAGTCGCTGAGACCCTGCCTGTGATGATGAACACTCTAGAGGTGCCAGGGTTGGAGATTGGAGGCTGGGTAGGCAGGAAGATGACCACCTGCGAGGAGATGGTTCCCAGTCCTGGTCACAAGCCCAACAGGACCCCTGGTACACCCCCCTCGACCCCCCAGCAGCCCAGCGAGGTGTCCCAGGAGAAACAGATCAAGCAGTTCTCCAAGAAGCTGAAAGAAAAGCTGGCCAAGGAGTTCTCCACCGCCACCCCTCCTCCCACCCCACACTACCAGCCAGGACCCGAGCCCAAAGAATCCACCTCTGAGACAGACAAGGCTGACTTCATGCTCAAACTGATGAGGTCTCTGTCTGAGGAGGCAGATGGGaacgagggggaggaggaggaagaagaagagggtgGAGTAGAAGGGGTTAACTCTGTAACTGAGACAGGAAGCCGTATGCAGCCAGAGCTCAACTTCTTGGATGGAGGACACAAGATGGCCGACAAGGGAGCCCTCCATTACGCAGAGCGCCTGGCGTGCCACATCGTCTCCATGGCGACAGAGATAGACACCCTGGGAGGAGTGGAGGATGGAGGTAGAAGGATGGTggagggcagggaggagaggagagacagcatgGCCCAGTTCTCAGCGCAGACCCTGAACACGCTGTGGATATACGCTGGCGAGGTGGCGGGAGAGGTGATCAGCGACGTGAAGAGGATAATGTGGTCAGGACAGTGTCGCCACAGTGCGCTCACACAAGGAAGCCAGGAGCAGTCGGGGGAATGCCCTCACCACCACCAACCCCAGCCTAGTGAACACAGCAGGGACTGCAGGGTGGGTCATCTGGCTGAACTGTGGTCCAGTGACCTCCTCTCGTCTGTCCTCCACCCATCCACCTCTACCCCCAGCTCTGGCCTATCCTCTGACTACCCCAGCTGTGAGAGTGTGACAGATGAGTACGCTGGCTACCTCATCAGGGTGctaaagaaagagggaggcagCAGGGAGCTGGTCCTGGATCAGTATGCCAGCCGTCTGGCCTACCGCTCCATCAAACTGGGCCTGGCCCATGCTGCCCGCAACATGAAGAAGAGACCCTCcaggcaccactcctccaggagGCTCCAGCAGAATGGCTGCAGGGGACCCAATGTCGAGCCATTCGTACCCAGGGACGAAGCAGGGAGAGtgggatctccttccagagatgTTGATGATGGGAGCCAGAGGGAGTACATGGAGCTGGTGAACTTCGCAGAGTCGTTGGCGTGCAACATCACCTGTGACGTCACACGCAAGCTCTGTGTGCCGTCGGTCCGACTACCCAAGTCCAGGACTGACTCGTGTCTGTATAAGAAGTCCAAGCTGGAGGACATGGCAGAGCGCCTGATCAGGAACTCCTTCTCATGCCCCCTGCTGTACAAGGAGGGGAATAGCAGGCAGTACCACAGCACAGGCAGCCTGTACGACGGTGGCTACAGCAGTGGAGTCATGGAG GTCCTGGAACACTATGCCAGGAACATAGTGGACGACACGTTGGAGATGGGCCTGGCCTCGACAGGAAGCCCAGCCCTGCAGGGTCCATACAGACACCACTCTGAGAGGCGAGCAGTGGGCTCTGCACTAGGGGAAACAACCTGCCGATACTGCCAG GTCAGGGAGTGTCTCTTCTGCTCACGGCCCAACAGGCAGCACCTCCTCGGGGGAGGAGCAGGCCAGAGGAGGAGGCTGGAAGGGGATGTGGGGGTGTGCGGCCTGGAGATCCCTGAGATCCACATCGATCTGGACCGCAGGGCTGTGTTCGCAGAGGAGATGGTCACTACGGCGATGGAGGGGGCCAAGCGCGAGCTGAGCAACACCAGCCTGAACGCCGACAGCGGGATCGGACACGACGGGTACAGCTTCGCCGAGAGCCTGACCGCCGAGATCATGACATCAGCACTATCCAACACACGCCAGACCACCAACCTCAG TTTCCCAGGCAGGGAGGCCACAGAGTCCTCTGTGTCCCAGCAGCTCAGTCTGAGTGTGGGAGATGACAGCTTGGGCAGCTGGTCCCGCCTCAGCTTCGAGGACGAACACCCTGACGAGACCAGCAGCTTCCTGCACCTCAGCGACAG CGAAGGCACTGAGGACAAGGAGCTCGAGACCAAGGATGAATCATGCG gTTCAGTGCGTGTGGGCCAGGCTCCTGCTTACAGGCACCTCCTGGTGGTAAATTCTGAGCTCAGGGAGATGACTCCTGACCCACAGCACATGACCTTTGACCCCCAGCTCAGGAGCATGCTGCAGTGGGCGGCGGCCTCCATGGCTGACCTGCCCATGGTTCAGCTGAGTCCTAGTGGCAGCAGGGAGCTGCAGCAG CTGCCTGCGGTGGTCAAGAGGCTGAAGGAGAGGGAGTGGAAGGTGGGAGAGCTGCTCCAAGCCCTGCTGCGTTACTGTGAGGAGACccaaacacacaccccaccccagTCTGAACACGGAGAGGCGGGGAGAGCATCCCACCACACTCCCCTCTTCCAGTGGATCCTGGAGCACGCTTAG
- the LOC110520366 gene encoding A-kinase anchor protein 11 isoform X1 has translation MDACARIRGVPLRTRASRKEAVRDGGTPCMKSLLSSRKELCSVGLELQTRDTPCLTEIHFVCLPGHSEGEDLTLQALSSLPGDLAELLRSLHVTSLRNEEVLLLKDSRRSADRRDSSTQQQCWLKAVCVLRPSPSQAIVGVLVGLLGRYAAGVRYALELQALHKGTAESCQPEDDNTNQSVSSIEDDFVTALEHLEEDDNSNGSYLHGNQRDVASQTVPANKRNKDLSGSRIIISSAPRKSLTNRRSPPEVSITVQHSRGAESQWTLYSPRAQLPSLTRPVSESEESNGSSPSPIIFLDEVGYQKSLKATLDIPQIPGGPTDRVEDSDSEVSEFFDSFDQFDDLDELSSESCTLTLPLDPTSCISPTDLDQKKKYTEAGTGKSGSKKVSRSCSTMNPHRFDQRTLPANVKKPTPLRSPLPPGSPFGSPDSPRPARTSCEESGGLLFSPVSSSAFSPLGDGGALDFFWKTEGEVGDVSELRKPQDLCTLYKTYSDFASSLSKEILGSVCGYQSPVDLNDNKNLSCVCHKEFQNQSGHVMKLSEIQETVTVSKLQQKPQSLKDGIQRFATDLVEMSLGSALRDLQKGMSSCTTTLCHLAARLTSSVFQMAFQEIGMRHAYVLKERAVNGLAGFLVGEAVSGALKDFLMVKKQMFNSKVTQFAADLAEELVFEGMMEVCQFSHPSTPLTPSDWSFGVGEDDDEEVVSSYASDLSESVLQEAFIELSQADVAFSTQAAISVSVNNICYVSTVDTHTTCSTAAGHQAFYVNPPEEGPGPSGEDGCTVKKALFCVSGMASCVPVPQAGQAISHLHDSEELCQCKTSLAQTSPKRICSSENRVVTTTSSDATAATQTDLLSKTHFHNFSGNMVDMIVSEACELMTATKMKKKVEDCADFLSKTIVGRGPPSGQEGSVTDQTSLYSLHPPFQTPGGVNSESGSKTSRAVAETLPVMMNTLEVPGLEIGGWVGRKMTTCEEMVPSPGHKPNRTPGTPPSTPQQPSEVSQEKQIKQFSKKLKEKLAKEFSTATPPPTPHYQPGPEPKESTSETDKADFMLKLMRSLSEEADGNEGEEEEEEEGGVEGVNSVTETGSRMQPELNFLDGGHKMADKGALHYAERLACHIVSMATEIDTLGGVEDGGRRMVEGREERRDSMAQFSAQTLNTLWIYAGEVAGEVISDVKRIMWSGQCRHSALTQGSQEQSGECPHHHQPQPSEHSRDCRVGHLAELWSSDLLSSVLHPSTSTPSSGLSSDYPSCESVTDEYAGYLIRVLKKEGGSRELVLDQYASRLAYRSIKLGLAHAARNMKKRPSRHHSSRRLQQNGCRGPNVEPFVPRDEAGRVGSPSRDVDDGSQREYMELVNFAESLACNITCDVTRKLCVPSVRLPKSRTDSCLYKKSKLEDMAERLIRNSFSCPLLYKEGNSRQYHSTGSLYDGGYSSGVMEVLEHYARNIVDDTLEMGLASTGSPALQGPYRHHSERRAVGSALGETTCRYCQVRECLFCSRPNRQHLLGGGAGQRRRLEGDVGVCGLEIPEIHIDLDRRAVFAEEMVTTAMEGAKRELSNTSLNADSGIGHDGYSFAESLTAEIMTSALSNTRQTTNLSFPGREATESSVSQQLSLSVGDDSLGSWSRLSFEDEHPDETSSFLHLSDSNGNSSSWSSLGLEGEVYEDRLSFSPSDSEGTEDKELETKDESCGSVRVGQAPAYRHLLVVNSELREMTPDPQHMTFDPQLRSMLQWAAASMADLPMVQLSPSGSRELQQLPAVVKRLKEREWKVGELLQALLRYCEETQTHTPPQSEHGEAGRASHHTPLFQWILEHA, from the exons TCAGGACCAGAGCTTCCAGGAAAGAG GCGGTGCGTGACGGCGGGACTCCGTGTATGAAGAGCCTTCTGAGCAGCAGAAAGGAGCTGTGCAGCGTGGGATTGGAGCTGCAGACCAGAGATACTCCATGCCTGACTGAG ATCCATTTTGTGTGTTTGCCTGGTCATTCTGAAGGGGAGGATCTAACTCTACAG GCCCTTTCTTCTCTCCCGGGGGACCTGGCGGAGCTGCTGAGGTCTCTCCACGTCACCAGCCTGAGAAACGAAGAGGTGCTGCTACTGAAGGACAGCAGGAGATCAGCCGACAGGAGGGACTCTTCTACTCAG caGCAGTGCTGGCTGAAGGCGGTGTGTGTTCTGAGACCCAGCCCCAGCCAGGCCATTGTTGGTGTGTTGGTGGGCCTTCTGGGGCGTTACGCTGCGGGGGTCCGCTATGCCCTGGAGCTCCAGGCCCTCCACAAGGGCACGGCTGAGTCCTGCCAGCCCGAGGACGATAACACCAACCAGTCTGTGTCGTCCATCGAAGACGACTTTGTCACCGCTCTGGAACACCTGGAGGAAGACGACAACT CCAATGGCTCTTATCTCCATGGAAACCAGCGTGATGTGGCCTCCCAGACTGTCCCCGCCAACAAGAGAAACAAGGATCTATCAGGTTCCAGGATCATAATCAGCTCTGCCCCCAGGAAGTCCTTAACCAATCGCAGGTCTCCCCCAGAGGTGTCCATTACCGTACAGCACTCCAGAGGAGCAGAGTCCCAGTGGACCCTCTACAGCCCAAGAGCCCAGCTCCCCTCCCTCACGCGACCTGTCAGCGAATCAGAGGAATCGAATGGCTCAAGCCCTAGTCCAATCATCTTTCTAGATGAGGTTGGCTACCAGAAGAGTCTCAAAGCGACACTGGACATCCCTCAGATCCCTGGGGGACCAACGGACAGGGTGGAGGACTCTGACTCTGAGGTCAGCGAGTTCTTCGACAGCTTTGACCAGTTTGATGATCTAGATGAACTGAGCTCAGAGAGCTGTACACTCACTCTGCCTCTAGACCCGACATCTTGCATTTCTCCCACCGACCTAGACCAGAAGAAGAAGTACACTGAGGCTGGTACTGGCAAGTCGGGGTCCAAGAAAGTGTCCCGAAGCTGTTCCACTATGAACCCCCACCGGTTCGACCAGCGCACCCTACCGGCCAATGTGAAGAAACCCACCCCGCTCAGAAGCCCCCTTCCCCCTGGATCTCCCTTCGGATCCCCTGACTCCCCCCGGCCGGCCCGGACCTCTTGTGAGGAGAGTGGAGGTCTTCTCTTCAGCCCTGTCAGCTCTTCAGCCTTCAGCCCTTTGGGAGACGGAGGAGCTCTGGATTTCTTCTGGAAGACCGAGGGAGAGGTAGGAGATGTGTCAGAGCTACGGAAACCCCAGGACCTTTGTACCCTCTACAAAACCTACTCAGACTTTGCCAGCAGTTTGTCCAAGGAGATCCTGGGCTCCGTGTGTGGATACCAGTCTCCCGTGGACCTCAACGACAACAAGAACCTGAGCTGTGTCTGTCACAAGGAGTTCCAGAACCAGTCTGGGCACGTCATGAAGCTGTCTGAGATCCAGGAGACGGTGACTGTCTCCAAGCTGCAGCAGAAGCCCCAGTCTCTGAAGGACGGCATCCAGAGGTTCGCTACAGACTTGGTAGAGATGAGTCTGGGCAGCGCTCTGAGAGACCTGCAGAAGGGAATGTCCTCCTGCACCACCACGCTCTGCCACCTGGCCGCCAGACTCACCTCATCTGTCTTCCAGATGGCCTTCCAGGAGATCGGCATGCGCCACGCCTACGTCCTGAAGGAACGGGCCGTCAACGGACTGGCTGGGTTCCTGGTGGGAGAGGCGGTGTCAGGGGCTCTGAAAGACTTCCTGATGGTGAAGAAGCAGATGTTCAACAGCAAGGTGACGCAGTTTGCCGCTGACCTGGCAGAGGAGCTGGTGTTTGAGGGGATGATGGAAGTGTGTCAGttctcccatccctccacccccctcaccCCCAGCGATTGGTCCTTCGGGGTGGGGGAGGACGACGATGAGGAAGTGGTGTCTTCCTATGCCTCGGACCTCTCAGAGTCTGTCCTCCAGGAGGCCTTCATAGAACTGTCCCAGGCTGATGTTGCCTTCAGTACCCAGGCAGCCATCAGTGTCTCTGTGAACAACATCTGCTACGTCAGCACTGTCGACACACACACCACCTGCAGTACCGCCGCAGGCCACCAGGCTTTCTACGTTAACCCACCCGAGGAAGGCCCAGGTCCATCAGGCGAAGATGGCTGTACGGTGAAGAAGGCGCTGTTCTGTGTGTCTGGAATGGCCAGCTGTGTACCGGTCCCCCAGGCAGGCCAAGCCATCTCCCACCTCCACGACTCAGAGGAGCTCTGCCAGTGTAAGACCAGCCTGGCTCAGACCAGCCCCAAGAGGATCTGCAGCTCAGAGAACAGAGTGGTAACCACAACCTCCTCTGATGCTACTGCTGCCACACAAACTGACCTGCTGTCAAAGACCCACTTTCATAACTTCTCTGGCAACATGGTGGATATGATAGTGAGTGAAGCATGTGAACTGATGACTGCCACGAAGATGAAGAAGAAGGTGGAGGACTGTGCTGACTTCCTTTCTAAGACCATAGTGGGTCGGGGACCTCCATCCGGACAGGAGGGTAGTGTCACTGACCagacctccctctactctctccaccctccctttCAGACCCCAGGAGGAGTGAACTCTGAGTCAGGCTCCAAGACCAGCAGAGCAGTCGCTGAGACCCTGCCTGTGATGATGAACACTCTAGAGGTGCCAGGGTTGGAGATTGGAGGCTGGGTAGGCAGGAAGATGACCACCTGCGAGGAGATGGTTCCCAGTCCTGGTCACAAGCCCAACAGGACCCCTGGTACACCCCCCTCGACCCCCCAGCAGCCCAGCGAGGTGTCCCAGGAGAAACAGATCAAGCAGTTCTCCAAGAAGCTGAAAGAAAAGCTGGCCAAGGAGTTCTCCACCGCCACCCCTCCTCCCACCCCACACTACCAGCCAGGACCCGAGCCCAAAGAATCCACCTCTGAGACAGACAAGGCTGACTTCATGCTCAAACTGATGAGGTCTCTGTCTGAGGAGGCAGATGGGaacgagggggaggaggaggaagaagaagagggtgGAGTAGAAGGGGTTAACTCTGTAACTGAGACAGGAAGCCGTATGCAGCCAGAGCTCAACTTCTTGGATGGAGGACACAAGATGGCCGACAAGGGAGCCCTCCATTACGCAGAGCGCCTGGCGTGCCACATCGTCTCCATGGCGACAGAGATAGACACCCTGGGAGGAGTGGAGGATGGAGGTAGAAGGATGGTggagggcagggaggagaggagagacagcatgGCCCAGTTCTCAGCGCAGACCCTGAACACGCTGTGGATATACGCTGGCGAGGTGGCGGGAGAGGTGATCAGCGACGTGAAGAGGATAATGTGGTCAGGACAGTGTCGCCACAGTGCGCTCACACAAGGAAGCCAGGAGCAGTCGGGGGAATGCCCTCACCACCACCAACCCCAGCCTAGTGAACACAGCAGGGACTGCAGGGTGGGTCATCTGGCTGAACTGTGGTCCAGTGACCTCCTCTCGTCTGTCCTCCACCCATCCACCTCTACCCCCAGCTCTGGCCTATCCTCTGACTACCCCAGCTGTGAGAGTGTGACAGATGAGTACGCTGGCTACCTCATCAGGGTGctaaagaaagagggaggcagCAGGGAGCTGGTCCTGGATCAGTATGCCAGCCGTCTGGCCTACCGCTCCATCAAACTGGGCCTGGCCCATGCTGCCCGCAACATGAAGAAGAGACCCTCcaggcaccactcctccaggagGCTCCAGCAGAATGGCTGCAGGGGACCCAATGTCGAGCCATTCGTACCCAGGGACGAAGCAGGGAGAGtgggatctccttccagagatgTTGATGATGGGAGCCAGAGGGAGTACATGGAGCTGGTGAACTTCGCAGAGTCGTTGGCGTGCAACATCACCTGTGACGTCACACGCAAGCTCTGTGTGCCGTCGGTCCGACTACCCAAGTCCAGGACTGACTCGTGTCTGTATAAGAAGTCCAAGCTGGAGGACATGGCAGAGCGCCTGATCAGGAACTCCTTCTCATGCCCCCTGCTGTACAAGGAGGGGAATAGCAGGCAGTACCACAGCACAGGCAGCCTGTACGACGGTGGCTACAGCAGTGGAGTCATGGAG GTCCTGGAACACTATGCCAGGAACATAGTGGACGACACGTTGGAGATGGGCCTGGCCTCGACAGGAAGCCCAGCCCTGCAGGGTCCATACAGACACCACTCTGAGAGGCGAGCAGTGGGCTCTGCACTAGGGGAAACAACCTGCCGATACTGCCAG GTCAGGGAGTGTCTCTTCTGCTCACGGCCCAACAGGCAGCACCTCCTCGGGGGAGGAGCAGGCCAGAGGAGGAGGCTGGAAGGGGATGTGGGGGTGTGCGGCCTGGAGATCCCTGAGATCCACATCGATCTGGACCGCAGGGCTGTGTTCGCAGAGGAGATGGTCACTACGGCGATGGAGGGGGCCAAGCGCGAGCTGAGCAACACCAGCCTGAACGCCGACAGCGGGATCGGACACGACGGGTACAGCTTCGCCGAGAGCCTGACCGCCGAGATCATGACATCAGCACTATCCAACACACGCCAGACCACCAACCTCAG TTTCCCAGGCAGGGAGGCCACAGAGTCCTCTGTGTCCCAGCAGCTCAGTCTGAGTGTGGGAGATGACAGCTTGGGCAGCTGGTCCCGCCTCAGCTTCGAGGACGAACACCCTGACGAGACCAGCAGCTTCCTGCACCTCAGCGACAG CAATGGGAACAGCAGTAGTTGGAGCAGCCTGGGGTTAGAGGGAGAGGTGTATGAAGACCGcctgtccttctctccctctgacaG CGAAGGCACTGAGGACAAGGAGCTCGAGACCAAGGATGAATCATGCG gTTCAGTGCGTGTGGGCCAGGCTCCTGCTTACAGGCACCTCCTGGTGGTAAATTCTGAGCTCAGGGAGATGACTCCTGACCCACAGCACATGACCTTTGACCCCCAGCTCAGGAGCATGCTGCAGTGGGCGGCGGCCTCCATGGCTGACCTGCCCATGGTTCAGCTGAGTCCTAGTGGCAGCAGGGAGCTGCAGCAG CTGCCTGCGGTGGTCAAGAGGCTGAAGGAGAGGGAGTGGAAGGTGGGAGAGCTGCTCCAAGCCCTGCTGCGTTACTGTGAGGAGACccaaacacacaccccaccccagTCTGAACACGGAGAGGCGGGGAGAGCATCCCACCACACTCCCCTCTTCCAGTGGATCCTGGAGCACGCTTAG